In Paraburkholderia phenazinium, the following are encoded in one genomic region:
- a CDS encoding beta strand repeat-containing protein produces MSQDNLNNTITPAAAIWGGNPPSAGVLAEINNSQILVQSINQYDNAIQAGTAASIGVYLSSDPTVAYSNGKETITNSAGQVQILLGGAITDPDKTDAAGYVSALTWEMGKFVYFSQGQQLYNAVANLNPNDPNYGNAAAVVGTLTEAWSAAFSYQVQQQIASTSGATFTIDGDGPNNANGAIQQTLTNAWQGQNLANASSTDAFAALTTAALGVIGTFPAVNGESYPDEYQQNPAALQQEYSNASLNGVKTYTPSDISGIEINDSNGNLSSSTLSFSSGGGETLNFTNNQVSSAIYVDSLGNNVENIAYVHNADGSYSSTITDGTGAVVSTESFSSSGAETQTFADPSSTSDVNASGVTLTTNASTIDVNGADYDTTILNGDHVINAQAGDNFQLTGVGYDVNLSATGAASTVTFEANSGGTVNGAGNAVNLAGTSDNITTSGNTVNIGQGNQATINGSSNSVSVGQNDTTTLSGGGNIISADGNASGSTFTLEGTGTNVDTLNLDGATDVSVLLGDATTEAGFVSTSATVSSLNGGGIVTGSVGDNLNILGVNVTLNASGGQYSLTGTGEVANTTGAQFDLGANTQVSIAGSDNTTILTGTGNSVSVTGDNNVTTTALSGNALTYSGTDNQFQGSGSSVTLAENSISDVVGDANTVFALNNSSGTINGGGNTISGSGSISGNTFTLEGTGTNADTVNLAGATDVSVLLGDTTTDVGFVSTSATVSSLNGGGIVTGSSGDNLNILGVNVTLNANGGQYSLAGTGDSASVSNSTVSIASGNQATLSGSDNTVTASTSDSITLDGIGDTVTAGTGSTIDVSGQSDSVTASGSTIDLAADSQATISGTGDNVAAASGDVIDLSNATITLTADSSVTIEGSNDTVVGAASDNITIDGGSDSVSADSGSSITIAGLSNTIDASQTTVALDGNTSVNINGSADAISETTGDSAGVYGAGNSINTTAGALVYISGTNGDADTVSGNGDQFGGTAANGQGTGILLAANSQANITGSDDGISETTGDSMGVKGGGNSIDTGAGALTYITGTNGDADAVSGNGDQFGGTTANGQDTGIVLTADSQANITGSDDGISETTGDSMGVAGGGNSIDTVAGALTYITDTNGNYDDVTASNDAMGGTTANGQQTGIVMTSDSQANIFGNGDGISESAGDSAGIYGGGNSIDSTAGALVYISGTDGSDDTVHASDDAMGGATANGQQTGIVMTSDSQANIFGNGDGISESTGDSAGIYGGGNSIDSTAGALVYISGTDGSDDTVTASNDAMGGTTANGQPTGIIMTSDSQANIFGNSDGISESAGDSAGIYGGGNSIDSTAGALVYISGTDGDADKITANDDDSGGTTANGQPTGIVMTGDSQADIYGNDDTTSGGDDTSVMADGSGDTLNGQTIADDSTADLSSSGSFSDTDDGSGNTGDPSGGDGDPDPDPDDGIDDPVILNLTGGQVQTTSVTGSTTYFDMQNDGQSVQTAWMTPGEGMLVYDPANPNSATDDADLVSGFAALDALDSNGDGVLNASDSAWSQLRVLVDVGNGQPDQLFTLGQLGISSINLNATAEEVSQNGNIILANSTFTRTDGSTGDVAGVALQFNPGSIQSTAAGGNASVTSQAFVDHRLNQLIAGMASFNPQSAGSTNLMHDEHGQHHMVLAASSH; encoded by the coding sequence GTGAGTCAAGATAATCTTAACAATACGATCACCCCAGCAGCTGCTATCTGGGGCGGCAATCCTCCTTCTGCGGGCGTGCTGGCGGAGATCAACAATAGTCAGATTTTGGTTCAATCAATTAACCAATATGATAATGCCATACAAGCCGGAACTGCCGCGTCGATAGGAGTCTATCTCTCGAGCGATCCCACTGTAGCGTACTCCAATGGAAAGGAGACGATCACCAATAGCGCAGGCCAGGTGCAGATACTGCTGGGCGGAGCGATTACCGACCCCGACAAGACTGATGCTGCGGGCTACGTTTCTGCTTTGACCTGGGAAATGGGGAAATTTGTATATTTCAGTCAAGGTCAGCAATTGTACAATGCAGTTGCAAATCTGAATCCTAATGATCCGAATTACGGCAATGCAGCAGCAGTGGTAGGAACTCTTACCGAGGCTTGGTCAGCCGCCTTTAGCTATCAGGTTCAGCAGCAAATCGCTTCTACGTCCGGGGCGACTTTCACCATAGATGGGGATGGGCCGAACAATGCTAACGGCGCTATCCAGCAAACTCTAACAAATGCATGGCAGGGTCAAAATCTGGCGAATGCGTCATCAACGGATGCCTTTGCAGCCTTGACTACAGCAGCGCTTGGTGTAATAGGGACGTTCCCGGCCGTGAACGGCGAGAGCTATCCCGATGAGTATCAGCAAAATCCAGCTGCGCTCCAGCAAGAATATTCTAATGCAAGCTTAAATGGGGTTAAAACATATACCCCGTCGGATATTTCTGGAATAGAAATCAATGACTCGAATGGAAATTTAAGCTCGTCAACGCTGAGCTTCAGCTCGGGGGGGGGTGAAACATTAAATTTCACTAATAACCAGGTCAGTTCGGCGATATACGTCGATTCACTAGGGAATAATGTAGAAAATATCGCATATGTACACAATGCAGACGGAAGTTACTCATCAACGATAACGGATGGGACCGGTGCGGTCGTATCAACGGAAAGCTTTTCCAGTTCCGGTGCCGAGACCCAGACGTTCGCCGATCCATCCTCTACATCGGATGTTAACGCTTCCGGCGTTACTTTGACCACCAACGCGAGCACGATCGACGTAAATGGGGCGGACTATGACACGACGATCCTGAACGGCGATCACGTCATCAATGCCCAGGCTGGCGACAACTTCCAGCTAACCGGCGTTGGTTATGATGTGAATCTGTCGGCAACTGGGGCGGCATCGACAGTGACATTTGAGGCGAATTCAGGGGGCACCGTCAACGGTGCTGGAAATGCAGTCAATCTTGCTGGGACCAGTGACAATATCACCACATCTGGTAATACGGTCAATATCGGACAGGGTAATCAGGCGACGATCAATGGTTCGAGCAACAGCGTGTCGGTTGGGCAAAACGACACCACTACCCTCTCTGGTGGCGGAAACATCATCTCGGCGGATGGCAACGCCTCAGGCAGCACGTTTACGCTTGAAGGCACGGGTACCAATGTCGATACCCTCAATCTAGACGGTGCAACCGATGTATCGGTGCTACTCGGGGATGCAACAACCGAGGCTGGCTTCGTCTCCACCAGCGCGACTGTGAGCAGCCTGAACGGTGGCGGCATCGTCACTGGTTCAGTGGGCGACAACCTGAACATCCTGGGTGTCAACGTCACGCTTAATGCGAGCGGCGGGCAGTACAGCCTGACGGGTACCGGTGAGGTGGCGAATACGACGGGTGCCCAGTTCGATCTGGGCGCGAATACCCAGGTCAGCATTGCCGGTTCGGACAACACGACGATTCTTACCGGCACGGGCAACTCGGTTAGCGTGACGGGAGATAATAACGTCACAACAACCGCGCTTTCGGGGAATGCATTAACGTATAGCGGCACAGATAACCAGTTTCAAGGGTCGGGGAGTTCCGTTACCCTCGCCGAAAACTCCATATCTGACGTGGTGGGCGATGCCAATACTGTTTTCGCATTAAACAATAGCTCCGGAACAATAAATGGCGGCGGAAACACCATTTCTGGTAGTGGAAGCATTTCCGGAAACACGTTTACCCTCGAAGGCACGGGGACCAACGCCGACACGGTGAACTTAGCTGGCGCGACGGACGTGTCGGTGCTGCTGGGGGATACAACGACCGACGTCGGTTTCGTGTCCACCAGTGCAACGGTGAGCAGCCTAAATGGCGGCGGCATCGTTACAGGTTCATCGGGCGACAACCTGAACATCCTTGGCGTCAACGTCACGCTCAACGCGAACGGCGGCCAGTATAGCCTCGCGGGGACTGGCGATAGCGCGAGCGTCTCGAACAGCACGGTGTCGATTGCGTCGGGCAATCAGGCTACTCTGAGCGGATCGGATAACACGGTGACGGCCAGCACGAGTGATAGCATCACACTGGACGGCATCGGCGATACCGTTACCGCCGGAACCGGTAGCACGATTGACGTCAGCGGGCAAAGTGATTCCGTCACGGCTTCTGGCAGCACTATTGATCTCGCCGCCGACAGCCAGGCAACCATCTCGGGTACAGGTGACAATGTGGCAGCCGCCTCGGGTGACGTGATTGACCTGAGCAACGCCACCATCACCCTGACGGCAGACAGTTCGGTCACCATCGAAGGCTCCAACGACACCGTCGTCGGTGCCGCAAGCGACAACATAACCATTGATGGCGGAAGCGACAGCGTGAGCGCTGACTCAGGAAGCAGCATTACGATCGCTGGGCTGAGCAATACCATCGACGCATCCCAAACGACGGTGGCGTTGGACGGAAACACTTCCGTGAATATTAACGGCTCCGCTGACGCGATCAGCGAGACGACCGGTGATAGTGCCGGAGTATACGGGGCTGGCAATTCGATCAATACGACCGCAGGTGCTTTGGTCTATATCAGCGGGACCAATGGGGATGCCGACACGGTTTCCGGAAATGGAGACCAGTTCGGCGGAACCGCTGCAAATGGGCAAGGCACTGGGATTCTACTTGCAGCCAACAGCCAGGCCAACATTACCGGAAGCGACGATGGAATCAGCGAAACCACCGGCGATAGTATGGGTGTTAAAGGAGGGGGCAACTCGATCGACACAGGTGCTGGGGCACTGACTTATATCACCGGCACTAACGGGGACGCCGACGCGGTTTCCGGAAATGGTGATCAGTTCGGCGGAACTACCGCTAACGGACAAGACACCGGGATCGTCCTCACCGCCGACAGTCAGGCCAACATTACCGGTAGCGATGACGGAATCAGCGAAACCACCGGCGATAGCATGGGTGTCGCAGGAGGAGGCAACTCGATCGACACCGTTGCTGGAGCACTGACGTATATAACCGATACCAACGGGAACTACGACGATGTTACGGCGAGCAACGACGCGATGGGCGGCACGACAGCTAACGGCCAGCAGACCGGCATCGTCATGACTAGCGATTCGCAGGCCAACATATTCGGCAACGGTGACGGTATCTCAGAATCGGCGGGCGATAGTGCGGGCATCTATGGCGGTGGCAACTCAATCGACTCGACCGCAGGTGCTTTGGTCTATATCAGCGGCACCGACGGAAGCGACGACACCGTTCACGCGAGCGACGATGCGATGGGCGGCGCGACAGCTAACGGCCAGCAGACCGGCATCGTCATGACTAGCGATTCGCAGGCCAACATATTTGGCAACGGTGACGGTATCTCAGAATCGACGGGTGATAGCGCGGGCATTTATGGCGGTGGCAACTCAATTGACTCGACCGCAGGTGCTTTGGTCTATATCAGCGGCACCGACGGAAGCGACGACACCGTTACCGCGAGCAATGATGCAATGGGCGGCACGACAGCAAACGGCCAGCCGACCGGTATTATCATGACTAGCGATTCGCAGGCCAATATATTCGGTAACAGCGACGGTATCTCCGAGTCAGCGGGCGACAGCGCAGGCATTTATGGCGGTGGCAATTCGATTGACTCGACCGCAGGCGCTTTAGTCTACATTAGCGGAACTGATGGCGACGCCGACAAGATCACGGCGAATGATGACGACTCGGGCGGCACAACAGCAAACGGCCAGCCAACCGGCATCGTCATGACGGGCGATTCGCAGGCGGACATATACGGCAACGATGACACTACCAGTGGGGGGGACGATACGAGTGTCATGGCGGACGGCTCTGGCGATACATTGAACGGCCAGACCATTGCAGACGATAGCACTGCGGACTTGAGCAGCAGTGGTTCATTTAGCGACACCGACGACGGTAGCGGCAATACCGGCGACCCCAGTGGAGGGGACGGCGACCCGGACCCGGACCCTGACGATGGCATAGACGATCCAGTCATATTGAATCTGACCGGTGGCCAGGTACAGACGACATCCGTTACGGGTTCGACCACCTACTTTGACATGCAGAACGACGGTCAGTCGGTACAGACCGCATGGATGACCCCGGGCGAAGGCATGCTGGTCTATGACCCGGCAAACCCCAACTCGGCGACTGATGATGCAGACCTTGTATCCGGCTTCGCTGCGCTAGATGCACTCGACAGTAACGGCGATGGCGTACTGAACGCCAGCGATAGTGCATGGAGTCAGTTGAGGGTGCTGGTAGACGTCGGCAACGGGCAGCCAGACCAGTTATTTACGCTAGGCCAACTTGGCATTAGTTCGATCAACCTGAACGCCACTGCCGAAGAGGTCAGTCAGAACGGCAACATCATTCTGGCCAACAGCACATTCACAAGAACAGATGGCAGCACGGGAGATGTCGCCGGGGTCGCGCTGCAGTTCAACCCAGGATCGATTCAATCGACTGCAGCGGGTGGGAATGCATCGGTCACCAGCCAGGCGTTTGTCGATCACCGGCTCAACCAGTTGATCGCTGGAATGGCGTCTTTCAACCCTCAGTCTGCTGGCAGCACGAACCTGATGCACGACGAGCACGGCCAGCACCACATGGTCCTGGCCGCCAGTTCGCACTAA
- a CDS encoding sulfotransferase family protein, protein MAKQFHLISGLPRSGSTLLCALLRQNPRFHAAMTSPVASLCGAMHAKTCGGEFGVFFDDAKRAELLRGIFGSYYSQVPDGDVVFDTNRSWTGRMALLGALYPESRVICCVREPGWIIDSIERMLQKNPLQLSRMFRFQPGTSVYARADMLMNPESGLIGLAWSTLREAWFGPHGQRLIVVPYDGLAKQPRRTLERLYTELGETPFAHDFDHVSYDEPDYDAHIGMPGLHKVREQVAFEDRRPCIPPDLFAKYSGSSFWMKPELNARGVSVI, encoded by the coding sequence TTGGCCAAGCAATTCCATCTCATTTCCGGTCTGCCGCGCTCCGGCTCGACCTTGTTGTGCGCGCTGCTGCGCCAGAATCCCCGGTTTCACGCCGCCATGACCAGTCCAGTTGCGAGCCTGTGTGGTGCGATGCACGCCAAAACCTGCGGAGGTGAATTCGGTGTGTTCTTTGACGACGCGAAGCGAGCCGAGCTGCTGCGCGGGATTTTCGGTTCGTATTACTCGCAGGTGCCGGACGGTGATGTCGTGTTCGACACAAATCGGAGCTGGACAGGGCGCATGGCGCTACTTGGAGCACTGTATCCGGAATCGCGCGTTATCTGTTGCGTGCGAGAGCCCGGTTGGATTATCGATAGCATAGAACGGATGCTACAGAAAAATCCGCTGCAGCTTTCGCGAATGTTCAGGTTCCAGCCGGGTACTTCGGTCTACGCGCGTGCAGATATGCTGATGAATCCCGAGAGTGGCCTGATCGGTCTTGCATGGAGTACGCTGCGCGAAGCGTGGTTTGGGCCGCACGGGCAGCGTCTGATCGTCGTGCCCTACGACGGTCTGGCGAAGCAGCCGCGGCGTACGCTGGAACGACTGTACACAGAACTCGGCGAAACGCCCTTCGCGCACGACTTTGATCACGTCAGCTACGACGAGCCGGACTACGACGCCCATATTGGCATGCCCGGATTGCACAAGGTGCGTGAGCAGGTTGCATTCGAGGACCGCAGGCCCTGCATTCCGCCAGACCTGTTCGCCAAGTATTCAGGCAGTAGCTTCTGGATGAAGCCAGAGCTGAATGCGCGCGGTGTCAGTGTGATCTGA